In Desulfobacter hydrogenophilus, the genomic stretch GGTTGAAAACAAAACACAACCGGCAATCAAAAATCCGTAAAAAAAGTGAGCCAAACGGAGTTGCATGCGATATCTTATGCAAAAAACTGATTTAAATGTCATTACCGGTTTTCCCAAAAGCCTAGGACAATTTGAATTTAGCCATTAATTCATTAAGTCTGGCCGCCAATCCTGACAACTCCTCGGCCGTAAATTTAACATTGATGCTGCGGTTTGAAATTTCACTTGAAGCAAGACTGACGCGAGATATATTCTCAGCCACCTCATCCGCAGCCGTGGCACACTGTCCGACATTTTCAGTCACCTCGGAAATACTAAAGGAGGCCTGGGAGACATTCTGGGCAATCTCTGCCGTGGCCTGGGATTGCTGTTCCACAGCTTCCACAATGGCGGCTACGCTCTCATTAACCGCATTAATTACACGGATAATCTCTTCAATACCTTGTGTGGTCTTCTGGGTGGAGCCCTGCATCCGCTCAATTTTCATCCGAATCTCAGTGGTCGCCTCTGCCGTCTGATTGGCCAGCACTTTAATTTCATTGGCCACCACGGCAAATCCCTTACCCGCTTCCCCGGCCCGGGCCGCTTCAATGGTGGCATTTAAGGCTAAAAGATTGGTTTGCTCGGAGATATCAGTGATGGTTTCAGTAACTTTCCCGATTTCGAGGGCAGCCGATCCCAGTTGCGCCACATTTTCAGACACCTGCCCCGCCTGGGATACGGCGGTCTCGGTCACTTGCCTGGACTGTTCCGTATTTGTTACTATTTCATTGATGGTGGCCGTCATCTCCTCGGCTGCGGCTGAAACAGAATTAACATTGCCGGCGGTTTCCTCGATGGAAGCCCTGACACTGGCCATGCTTGCACTCATTTGTTCGGCGGCTGCGGCCACGGATACAGCCAGTTCGGAGGCGTCCGATGAATCAACAGACATGCTTTGGGATGCATCATTCAACTGTTCCGAGGAACCGGCCAGCGTTTCCACCCCTTGACTGATGTCCGCGATCATTCCCCGCAGGTTCCTGATCATGGTATTCATGGCCCTGGCTAATTTCCCTGTCTCATCCTCGCACTCAATATCGATGTCACGGCTCAAGTCCCCGTTGGCCATGACATTTGCAAAATCCACCCCCTGTTTTAATCGACCGGTGATGGACCGGGACACCAGGAAAAACATCACAGCGGCCAAAAGAGTACCGGCAACGATAAGTGCAGCAGCTTTCAAAACCCTATATCGAAGTTGTGCATCTGCCTCATCCAGAGACTGAATGACTTCAAAGGCGCCATGGATTTCCCCGGCTTTCCAGTTTTCAATGGGGCCGCCTGTGGGATCTTTTCCATCGTTACGCCCCCAAAGGGTTTTAGACTGCTTTGGATCCCCGTGGCATACCAGGCAGGTCTCAGACAGACGGATCGGCAAAAAATACCGGACGGAATTGGTATGTGTATCCACCACATAATATTCATCCAACTGCTCTTTTTTCATCTTTTCAAGGGCCGGCCCTTCGATTTTATACGATTGGCCAAAATCAGGTTCGTTTTGGGGATTTCGGGGACTGAACTTCGGGACCCGGAAGGTATAACCGCCCTGTTCTGCCTTGCGCATGGCCGCTTTCCAGGCGGAAACCACAGGCACAGTTGCCAAAAGTTTATCTGTCTGGCCTGAACGGGCGTAGGAAAGAATATCTTCTAAAGGAAAAAGACCTAAATTCCATTTCTCCTCCATTTCCTGGCGCACGGATTCACTGATCAGACAAATGGCCCTTGCTTTTTCTGCATACGAATTAATGGTCTCAACTTTACCGGAGCGAACATAAAAAAAGAGCAGGACACCGACTAAAAGAATTGTTGTACCAATACCCACAGCCATAAATTTAATAAAAATTGGCAGGTCCAAAATCTTTTTCATTTTTCCCCCGAATTTTAAAGAAATAACGTAAATGATAATTACGTATCGTCCCAGAGTTGGGAAGATATGATTTTCATGTAATTTTTTAAATTTAGCAAATTTATAACGTCAGCTCAATACGAAATTTACGAAACAAAAATTCTCAATTGCCCCCGGGACGAATTTATAAACTGCTATGCAGAAGGGATTCAAAAGAGGCGTAGTAAGCGCCGAGATATAAAAATGGGGGTTACCCTTCGGACGGGCTATGAGTTAGTTATGAGCTGATAGTCGACAGCCCATAGAAAAAGGCCGATCCACCCGCTGGATAAGATCGGCCTTGTTTATGCTATAACAAAAAAACTAACTTACTCGTCTGCCTGCTTAATAACAACCAGCAGATCCTTTGCCTCAACCTGTGTTCCCACGGATGTGGCGATTCGTTCCACAACACCGGGGACATCGGAAACGACATTGGTCTGCATTTTCATTGCTTCGATGGTTACCAGAACATCACCACGTTCGATTTCCTGACCTTCTGAAACGCAAACGGCAGAGATCAGACCCGGCATGGGTGATCCAACGTCACCCAGATTTGCCGGGTTGGCTTTTTCGCGTGGTGCTCTTTCCGGTACTTTGGAGCGATCAGGCACTTTAACAATCCGGGATTGGCCGTTAAGTTCAAAATAGACCTCTCTATTTCCTTCTTCATCAGCCTTTCCCTTGGCCATGAAACGAATAATAAGGGTTTTTCCGGATGCGATATCAACGAATAGCTCCTCTTCCCGTTTCATTCCATAGAAAAAATTTAAGGTTGGCAGAACACTTACATTTCCATAGGTCCTACGATGTTTCATGTAATCAACAAATACGTCCGGGTACATAAAATAGGAAGCAAGTTCGCAGTCGGAAATTTTTCTCTCTACCAGCTTTTCGGCTTGGGCACGCTCCTGGTCCATGTCAACAGGCTCAAGCAGTTGTCCCGGACGAACCGTAATGGGTTCTTCGCCTTTCAATATCTTTTTCTGCAACGCCTTTGGAAATCCTCCGGGAGGCTGCCCCATCATGCCTTTAAAAAAGGTAACAACGGATTCAGGAAAAGAGATTTCTTTTTCCGGATTCAGAACATCTTCTTTGGTGATACCGCTGGTAATCATGGACAAAGCCATGTCTCCAACCACTTTGGAACTTGGCGTCACTTTTACAATATCGCCAAACATGTCATTTACATCTCTATACACCTTTGCCACTTCAGGCCATCTCTCTTCAATGCCCAGAGCTCTGGCCTGCTGGCGCAGATTGGTATATTGCCCACCCGGCATTTCATGCAGATACACCTCAGAAGTTCCGCTGTGAAATTCACTTTCAAAACCAATGTACATCTGCCTTACTTTTTCCCAGTAGTTGGAAACCAAAGCCAGAGACTCCGGATTCAGGCCGGTATCCCGCGGCGTATTTTTAAGCGCGGCGGCAATGGAACCTAAATTGGGATGTGAGGTCAACCCGCTCATGGAATCAACGGCACAATCAACGGCATCAACACCTGCATCTGCTGCTGCAAGCAGTGTCGCCGCAGCAATGCCGCTGGTATCGTGGCTGTGAAGGTGAATGGGCAGACCCACTTCATTCTTCAAGGCTTCGACGAGCACTTTTGCGGCAGCCGGCTTTAACAATCCTGCCATATCCTTAATCGCCAGGATATGGGCACCGGCTTTTTCCAGCTCTTTTGCCATATCAACATAGTATTTCAGGCTATACTTGGTTCTGTTGGGGTCAAGAATATCACCGGTATAACAGATGGACGCTTCACAGATTTTATTGTTTTCCAACACCGCATCCATGGCCAGTCGCATGTTTTCAACCCAGTTAAGGGAATCAAAAACACGAAAAAGATCCATACCGTTTTCAGCCGCCTGTTTAACAAAGTAGGTAATAACATTGTCCGGATAATTGGTATATCCAACCCCGTTGGACGCTCTGAGCAACATCTGCGTCAAAAGATTGGGCATACGTTCACGCAGCCCTTGAAGCCTTTCCCAGGGGCACTCTTTGGAGAACCGCATGGCCACATCAAAGGTTGCCCCACCCCAGCACTCTACTGAAAACAGGTCAGGCAACAGAGCGGCATAGGCTGGTGCAATGTTCAGAAGATCAAAACTTCTCACCCGGGTCGCAAGAAGGGATTGATGGGCATCACGCATGGTCTTATCCGTGATCAGCAGTTTGTCCTGGGCTTTCATCCAATCTGCAACGGCCTGGGGACCTTCTTTGTCCAGCAATTGTTTGAGTCCCGGCTGGGCCTGCTGGGCAGTAAATTTAGGTATGGAAGGTTGGTGCACATGTGCTGCCGGAACGGGTCTGTTTTTAACGTCTTCATTCCCGTTGATAATTACATCACCAAGGAATGAAAGAAGCCGGGTTGCCCGGTCGCGTCTCTTGCTAAAAGTGAAAAGCTCTTTTGTCTCATCGATAAACTTAGTGGTATATTCGGCATTTACAAAGGTTGGATGGCGAATCAGGCTTTCCAGAAACTGCAGGTTTGTGGCAACGCCTAAGATTCTAAATTCCGTTAAGGCACGATGCATTTTCAAACGTGCTTCTTCTTCATTTCCGCCCCACGCGGTTACTTTTGTCAACAGGGAATCAAAATGGCGGGTAACGATGGCCCCGGAATAAGCGGTTCCGGCATCCAGACGAATGCCGAATCCGGCTGCTGCCCGATAGGCTGTAATTCTTCCATAATCGGGGATAAAGTTGTTTTCCGGATCTTCCGTGGTGATACGGCATTGGATGGCATGGCCTTTGAGTCGGACATTCTCCTGGGTGGGGATAAGGCTTCCAGGATCCCCAATCAGCATGCCCTGGGCAATTTTTAATTGTGCCTTGACAATGTCAACCCCGGTGACTTCCTCTGTTACCGTATGCTCTACCTGGATTCTTGGGTTGACTTCCATGAAGTAGAACTTTTCAGTGTCCATATCCATTAAGAACTCAACGGTTCCGGCACTTTCATATGCTACGGTTTTGGCAATGGCCAGACCTGCATTGCACAACTCCTGGCGTTTTTCATCGGAAAGAAAGCTAGCCGGTGCCCTTTCAACAACCTTTTGATTTCTTCTTTGAACAGAACAGTCACGTTCGAACAGATGAATGAGATTGCCATGGGAATCCCCAAGCAC encodes the following:
- a CDS encoding methyl-accepting chemotaxis protein; translated protein: MKKILDLPIFIKFMAVGIGTTILLVGVLLFFYVRSGKVETINSYAEKARAICLISESVRQEMEEKWNLGLFPLEDILSYARSGQTDKLLATVPVVSAWKAAMRKAEQGGYTFRVPKFSPRNPQNEPDFGQSYKIEGPALEKMKKEQLDEYYVVDTHTNSVRYFLPIRLSETCLVCHGDPKQSKTLWGRNDGKDPTGGPIENWKAGEIHGAFEVIQSLDEADAQLRYRVLKAAALIVAGTLLAAVMFFLVSRSITGRLKQGVDFANVMANGDLSRDIDIECEDETGKLARAMNTMIRNLRGMIADISQGVETLAGSSEQLNDASQSMSVDSSDASELAVSVAAAAEQMSASMASVRASIEETAGNVNSVSAAAEEMTATINEIVTNTEQSRQVTETAVSQAGQVSENVAQLGSAALEIGKVTETITDISEQTNLLALNATIEAARAGEAGKGFAVVANEIKVLANQTAEATTEIRMKIERMQGSTQKTTQGIEEIIRVINAVNESVAAIVEAVEQQSQATAEIAQNVSQASFSISEVTENVGQCATAADEVAENISRVSLASSEISNRSINVKFTAEELSGLAARLNELMAKFKLS
- a CDS encoding pyruvate carboxylase gives rise to the protein MDVMGKKIKRLLIANRSEIAIRVTRAAHELGIDTIGIYAQEDRFALHRFKTGESYLIGEGKGPIEAYLDIEGIVQLAKEKNVDAIHPGYGFLAEKPEFAEACAEAGIIFVGPSPDVMRKLGNKVSARKVAIEAGAPVVPASGPLPYDDEKIIEIAEEIGYPIMLKASWGGGGRGMRAVESSDEVLIQVDSARKESSAAFGSDEVYFEKLVRKARHLEVQVLGDSHGNLIHLFERDCSVQRRNQKVVERAPASFLSDEKRQELCNAGLAIAKTVAYESAGTVEFLMDMDTEKFYFMEVNPRIQVEHTVTEEVTGVDIVKAQLKIAQGMLIGDPGSLIPTQENVRLKGHAIQCRITTEDPENNFIPDYGRITAYRAAAGFGIRLDAGTAYSGAIVTRHFDSLLTKVTAWGGNEEEARLKMHRALTEFRILGVATNLQFLESLIRHPTFVNAEYTTKFIDETKELFTFSKRRDRATRLLSFLGDVIINGNEDVKNRPVPAAHVHQPSIPKFTAQQAQPGLKQLLDKEGPQAVADWMKAQDKLLITDKTMRDAHQSLLATRVRSFDLLNIAPAYAALLPDLFSVECWGGATFDVAMRFSKECPWERLQGLRERMPNLLTQMLLRASNGVGYTNYPDNVITYFVKQAAENGMDLFRVFDSLNWVENMRLAMDAVLENNKICEASICYTGDILDPNRTKYSLKYYVDMAKELEKAGAHILAIKDMAGLLKPAAAKVLVEALKNEVGLPIHLHSHDTSGIAAATLLAAADAGVDAVDCAVDSMSGLTSHPNLGSIAAALKNTPRDTGLNPESLALVSNYWEKVRQMYIGFESEFHSGTSEVYLHEMPGGQYTNLRQQARALGIEERWPEVAKVYRDVNDMFGDIVKVTPSSKVVGDMALSMITSGITKEDVLNPEKEISFPESVVTFFKGMMGQPPGGFPKALQKKILKGEEPITVRPGQLLEPVDMDQERAQAEKLVERKISDCELASYFMYPDVFVDYMKHRRTYGNVSVLPTLNFFYGMKREEELFVDIASGKTLIIRFMAKGKADEEGNREVYFELNGQSRIVKVPDRSKVPERAPREKANPANLGDVGSPMPGLISAVCVSEGQEIERGDVLVTIEAMKMQTNVVSDVPGVVERIATSVGTQVEAKDLLVVIKQADE